A window from Setaria italica strain Yugu1 chromosome VIII, Setaria_italica_v2.0, whole genome shotgun sequence encodes these proteins:
- the LOC101762131 gene encoding probable glycerol-3-phosphate acyltransferase 3, giving the protein MAKKKLLLAHKLASAMLSLLLHPRRPATTAVSKPSTSPPPTDPFPPPVVHHGALPPASTQATTLVVDVDAALLRTSAAASELFPYFMLVALEAGGYLRGLLLLLLYPLILCLSRGAAVRAMAAAAFCGLRAGRFRAGRAVLPKWLMDDLAAEAFDAVRAAAAAGKGNGRPAVVGVTAMPRVMVDGFLREYLGVEHVVAPEMKVKWGFYTGLMEDADGQALMALAAAVVGFAGSTEFLDHPVARSCKEIFVASSDEKRRWRPLARDKYPKPVVFHDGRLAFRPTAADTLAMFLWLPLGAFLGAARLAVALAVPYKYSTPILAATGMSWRLKGGRPALPSGGRGQLFACNHRTLIDPVYVSVALDRQVRAVSYSLSRLSELISPIGRTVRLTRDRRSDGAVMARLLAGGDLVVVCPEGTTCREPYLLRFSPLFTELSDDVVPVGVAVETSMFYATTAGGLKCFDPLYYMANPRMCYTVQFLEKVDTSPARTGAAPSTDVANLVQRRMGDALGYGCTMLTRKDKYLMLAGNDGVVRSTDDKSAAGAPAPAGKKKGDKSTEKSN; this is encoded by the exons ATGGCCAAGAAGAAGCTCCTCCTCGCCCACAAGCTCGCCTCCGCCatgctctccctcctcctccacccccgccgcccggccactACCGCCGTCTCCAAGCCCTCGACATCGCCACCGCCAACAGACCCATTTCCCCCGCCGGTGGTGCACCACGGCGCCCTCCCGCCGGCGTCCACGCAAGCAACCAccctcgtcgtcgacgtcgacgccgcgctgctgcgcaccagcgccgccgccagcgaaCTGTTCCCGTACTTCATGCTCGTGGCCCTCGAGGCCGGCGGCTACCTGCGCGggctgcttctcctcctcctctacccgCTCATCCTCTGCCTgagccgcggcgccgccgtgcgggccatggcggcggcggccttctgCGGCCTCCGCGCGGGGCGGTTCCGCGCCGGACGCGCCGTGCTGCCCAAGTGGCTCATGGACGACCTCGCCGCGGAGGCCTTCGAcgccgtgcgcgccgccgccgccgccgggaagggGAACGGGAGGCCGGCTGTGGTGGGCGTGACGGCGATGCCCAGGGTCATGGTGGACGGGTTCCTGAGAGAGTATTTAGGGGTGGAGCACGTTGTCGCGCCGGAGATGAAGGTGAAGTGGGGGTTCTACACCGGGCTTATGGAGGACGCCGACGGCCAGGCGCTGATGGCGTTGGCAGCGGCCGTTGTGGGGTTTGCTGGGTCGACGGAGTTCCTCGACCATCCTGTCGCACGTTCCTGCAAG GAGATCTTCGTGGCGAGCTCCGACGagaagcggcggtggcgccctcTGGCACGGGACAAGTACCCGAAGCCGGTGGTGTTCCACGACGGCCGCCTGGCGttccgccccaccgccgccgacacGCTGGCCATGTTCCTGTGGCTTCCCCTGGGCGCCTtcctcggcgccgcccgcctcgccgtGGCCCTCGCCGTCCCCTACAAATACTCCACGcccatcctcgccgccaccggcatGTCGTGGCGGCTCaagggcgggcggccggcgctcCCTTCCGGCGGCCGCGGGCAGCTCTTCGCCTGCAACCACCGCACCCTCATCGACCCCGTCTACGTCTCCGTCGCGCTCGACCGCCAGGTCCGCGCCGTCTCCTACAGCCTCAGCCGCCTCTCGGAGCTCATCTCCCCGATCGGCCGGACCGTGCGGCTCACCCGCGACCGCCGCAGCGACGGCGCGGTGATGGCGCGGcttctcgccggcggcgacctcgtcgTCGTCTGCCCCGAGGGGACGACCTGCCGGGAGCCCTACCTCCTCCGGTTCAGCCCGCTGTTCACCGAGCTCAGCGACGACGTCGTCCccgtcggcgtcgccgtcgagaCCTCCATGTTctacgccaccaccgccggcgggCTCAAGTGCTTCGACCCGCTCTACTACATGGCGAATCCGAGGATGTGCTACACCGTGCAGTTCCTGGAGAAGGTGGACacgtcgccggcgaggaccGGCGCCGCGCCCAGCACCGACGTGGCCAACCTCGTGCAGAGGAGGATGGGGGACGCGCTCGGGTACGGGTGCACCATGCTCACCAGGAAGGACAAGTACCTCATGCTCGCCGGCAACGACGGCGTCGTCAGGTCAACCGACGACAAgtccgccgccggagcaccggcgccggccgggaagaagaagggggaCAAGAGTACGGAAAAGAGCAACTAA